The genomic interval CATCAGCCCTCGGGCCTAAGCCCAGGAGGTCCTGGCACCTGGGTGACTGAGTCAGCACCGCAGGAATGGGCTTCAGTAGGAAGCTGATGACTCAGGGCCTCAAGAATGGCGTTGGACAAGCCACCAAACCAGCTGCCTAGACCTCCGCCTCCTCCTTCAGGTGGCAACAAAGGACTCAACATAGTCAGCTCATCCATGGGGCACCCAAATTATCCATCCAAATTCCAGATCCTCAGCTGCCCTCTGCTGGGTCAGCCCTGACTCCGAGGGGGCCCAAGAAACTGGATCAAAACTTGGAGGAGAGGGTTtcaagaatttaaataaataaacacaatggACTTTCCAAGGAAACCCACtgttttactcttaaaaaaacaaaaaaaacaaaaaaaaacaaaactctggagttcccatcgtggcgcatcagaaatgaatccaactaggaaccatgaggttgcgggttcgatccctggcctcgctcagcgaattaaggatccggcgttgctgtgcgctgtggtgtaggttgaagacgtggctcggatcccaagttgctgtgactgtggcataggctggcatctacacctctgattggacccctagcctgggaacctccatatgctgtgggcgcggccctaaaaaaagcaaaagcaaaagcaaaacaaaacaaaaaacctttgggtttttttatctttatttttttggcgaattcccctggggcatgtggaagttcccaggcgagggactgaacccaagccacagcggtgacccaagccactggagtgaaaacaccagatccgtaGCCCGTTGCCCCATGAGACGACTCCGGAATGCCGCTTTTCTCCTGCTAGCGCTAAAACCCATCTCACACCCCAGCTGTCTGCCCCTCCTCTCTTCACTCCCTTCCCCCCAGTTTGCCCCAACCTGGCGCAGAGTCAGCCAGtctcccctttttccttccttaggAGCATCAGCCACGAAACACAAGCCTTTTTccgctcttttctttttattcttccttatCATTCTATGTGTGTATGGATGTAGGGAGGGGTGATaagggtatttttttcctctaatcctttttttttaggggtcaaggtggagctgcagctgccagcctatgctacagccacagcaacaccaacaccaggtccgagctgcatctgtagctcatggcaatgccggccagatccttaacccactgagtgaggcctgggatcgaaccggcagtcctcatggagactagtttggttcttaaccccctgaacccaAAAGGAGCTCCTGCCCTATAATCCTTGATGGGATTCTTTTCGCTTTTGTTAGTAAGTTCTTCTCTCTGGCCTCCCCCATGCAATCTTGTCTGTCCGCTCCCCTTCAGCAGCTGATGCCCGGccaggtgggggggtggggcctTAAGAGGTTTGGCCACAGGTTGCCCTGGAAGGTGCGTGAGTGGCCAGGCAGGTGACTGCGAGTTGGGAcgcctgaggcctgccctcactGAGTCACGAGCTGTTGTTGTCACCTTCCTCGTTGAAGTCCCTGCTCAGCAACCCAGACCTCGTTGGAAGCAACAGCAGGTCCCTTCCTTCCAAGCTTTCAGGAGAAGCCGCTGGCCTGATGGTGAGGCGAATGGGTTGGGGGGGGACCAGGGGGCGGTTGGGGCGGTGGGGAGACCTGGGGCCTGGATCAGTGCCCCTCCTCCCCACGCcaccacctcctcttcctccccctccacgtcgggggcctggggtggggagggtctccgtcttctctctgtctcctgcCCCTCACGCAAGAAGGGCCCCTTCCTCagctcctccctcagcccctgggccCCCCTGCCCGGTGGCGCAGGCCCCAGGGGCTCCTCAGCTCTGCCAcagtgccctccccaccccagccatcCCAGCCTCGCAGGTCCAGCCCGAGACGACACCCATCTCCGCTCCCCCCTCCTGGGGTTCCcactctgcccctcccctggcctcGGTGACTCCCCATCCCCCACGCCAATGCCCCCAGGACCCCCCTGGGCTGCGGATAGGCCCTCTGATCCCTGAGCAGGATTATGAGCGCCTGGAGGACTGCGACCCTGAGGGGTCTCAGGAGTCACCCCTCCACGGGGAGGAGCAGCAGCCCCTGCTTCACGTGCCTGAAGGGCTCCGAGGTAATCGGGTGGGTGTGGGGCTGGGAGGGCCTGGGGGCTCCAGAGTTTCCCCTGCCTGGGCCTCTGGCAGTGGCTTGAGGGCATGGAGAACCAGCCAGGTGACTGCCAGCTCCCAACGCTCTCTCCTCTGTGCCCAGGCTCCTGGCACCACATCCAGAACCTGGACAGCTTCTTCACCAAGATATCCTTTTGTGCTTGGCTTGGCAGCAGTGGCATGGGAGGCTGGGAGACGGGCAccgtgggttggggacctgggaGGGGGAGGCATCATCCTCAGGAAAAGCCCATCATGCCTCAGGCTCATTTCTTGACGCGCCGCCACATCTACAGCTACCACCAGAGGAGCGGCTTTGCCTGTATCCTGCTGGAGGATGTCTTCCAGCTGGGGTGAGATGCTTGTCCCAGACCCCCAGCTCTCCCTCTCGCGTCATCAGTAGGGCCTGCTGCTTCTAGTCCCCTGCATGCCTCCCCAGGCAGCCCAGGGGCTCAGCAGGCTGGATTAAGCGGGCAGGCCTGGAGGCGGGGGCAGGAGCCCAGCCAGTCAGCCCTCAGGCCTGATCTCTACCCTCCCTGCTGTCCCAGACAATTCGTTTTCATTGTCACCTTCACAACATTTCTCCTTCGCTGTGTGGATTACAACGTCCTCTTtgccaaccaaccaaacaaccgGACAAGCCCTGGGCTGctccacagcaaagtgaccttgtCGGATGCCATCCTCCCCTCATCCCAGTGTGCCCAGCGGTGAGTGACAGCGGGGAGGGAGGTGACGGGGAGATCAGCAGACAAAAGCCCCTTCTCCTCTTGTTCCTGGTCTAGACCAACTCTTCTCTAAGTTTATGGTCTCAGGacatcttttttattaaaattgtttatttttatttttgttgctttttagggttgcactcgaggcatatggaggttcccaggctaggtgtggaatcagagctgtagctgccggcctacacccccacagccacagcaacgcgggatctgagctctgtctgcgacctacaccacagctcctggcaacgctgaatccttaacccactgagcgaggccagggatggaacccgcagcctccGGGTTATAAGTTGGATTCAtgtcctctgcgccacaacaggaactccttaaaaatttttttaaattagagttaatttacagtgttctgtcaatttctgctgtcagGACATCTTTCCTACAGCTTTAAATTGGTTGAGAATCCAACTTccaagagcttttgtttatgagAATCATGTCTTTCTATATTTACCTTGCTAGCGATTAGAGCTGAGAACAGCTTTAAAACCTAAGAATGCACAAGCACAATTCTACTGGCTGTTAATACGATGTCACAAAGCCTCTGGAAAAGTCCACTGTATATACTCTTGGGAGAGTAAGaatgaaaatgacagaaaactTTAATATCATCTGAAAAAATGTGACCTTGCAGACACTGCAAGGGTCTGGGAATGCCCTGGGCCCACACTTCGAGAACCACTGGTTTGGCTGGGTCCCCCCTCCAGGACCGTCATCGCTCTCCAAGACgagtctcctggagttcctgtcgtggctgagcggttaatgaacccgactagcatccacgaggatgcgggtttgatccttggcctcgctcagtgggttaaagatccagtgttgccgggagctgtggtgtaggttgcagatgcagcttggatctggcgtggctgtggctgtggtgtaggccggtagctatagctccagttcaacccgtagcctgggaacctctatatgctgcggctgtgaccctaaaaagacaaaaaaacaaaaaacaaaaaacaaaaaaaccctagtcTCCCTTGAGAACGTAGGGTCCCCTACTTTCTCTCGCTGTCTGGCCCACCCCACACAGGATCCACTCCAGCCCCCTGCTGGTCTTTCTTCTGATCCTGGCTGCTGCCTTCTGGCTGTTCCAGCTGCTTCGCTCAGTCTGCAACCTCTGCGGCTACTGGGACGTCCAGGTGTTTTACAGGGAGGCACTGCACATCCCCCCCGTGAGTTGGGCGAGTGTGTCTGTGGAAGGGTGctgtgtcgggggtggggggcgaggatggggaggaggggggcgcCCGTATAGTCAGGGATCCACTgggaagagggcagagggcagttGGCCTGACACCTACTCTGGGCCCCGAATAATGTTAGAGGGTGGGGTACCTCCCACTTCTAACACAAGGTCCTTACTGTTGGCGCTTAGTTGGTTTCAATAGTTATGGAAGATGATGCTTGTGGTCCCAACAATGGGTACTTTTGGAAGGGCAGTGATCTGGCTTACCTGACATGGGGAAGGACGGCAGTGGGGAGGCATGCCAAGCCCCGTGCAGGAAGGAGTGGGGAGCGATGAGCACACGGGCAGCAGTGAGGAGGTGGATCCCCCCCAGCTTGAAACTGAGTGCtcaggccctcccctccccacctttctGGCCCTGCCCCAGTTTGCAGGAAGCTCCTTCCCGGACCCCTTCACTGTCCTCATCacgctttgctctttttttccttcccatcttgCTCATACTCCTTCTGGATCTGTAcccaagttctttctttttttctttttctcttttggccaccctgtggcacttGGAGTTTCCAGGCCGatcagatcagatctgagcagtagCTGTGACtaagctgcagcagcagcagcagcagcaacgccggatccttaacccattgtgccaggccgggggtggaacctgtgtcccagtgctcccaagatgcaggcaatccctttgtgccacaacgggaactgccctAGTTCTTTCTTTAAGGCAAAGGCTACCTTCTGCAGCCAACTTTCCTTGCTTCCCTTCTGCACAGCCCTCTTGTGCAGCAAAAGGGAGACGTTCTGGAAAGCCCCCTTGAATAGGGGAGCACCAGCCATAGCACAGGAAAGAGTCGagagggctggggatggaggcagggaAGGCCAGGAGCTGGACCAAGTCTCCTCCAGGAGGCAGCTgacccttctctttctccttccttcttccccttcatCCCCTATTCCTTCCAGTGGAAGGGAGACCCTGGGGTGGACTGGAGAGGCTGGCCTGGAGGGACTTGACTAAGCTGAACTGGGGAAGCTGGGTGAAACTGGGCTAAAATGAGGTTTGCAGATGGGATCCGAGTGAGATctgacagcccccaccccagatgtGGACCTGGCCATTGACTTAGGTTAATCTGATGGAGTTGGATGGGGCTTGGCGTCTCCCAGCACGGCCAGGTGAAAGGCGGTGAGGCTTCGGCGCCTCGGACTGGGAAAGACAGACTTCCTTGTTACTGCACCTGTGATGTGCCTTCTACCTACCTGTAGGGCTGTGGGGACGGGGGTGGCGGTGTCAGGAAAGTCTGCTCTTAAGGAGCTGAGCTCAAATACCCGTGGAGTGTAGCTTCTGCAGGGTCCCTGGGAAGCACACGACTCAAGGCCTCaggagtggggcggggggaggtgctGAGGAACACAGATCAGAAGAGGAGATGAAGGTGTCCCTCGTTAGTGACAAGGTTACTGGAGGGCAAGAGGGCAGAAGGGGAAAGGTGACAGGTTTCACGCCCCGGGGGCACTGGGTGaggacagtgggggaggggggcgcggCGGCACTGGGGGCTGTAGGTCTGGTCACCTCGGGGTCTTTGAGCATCTCCGTGGAGGGGAATCCGGGTCGCTGGCGCTCAGCTCAGCTGTTCCCTCTCCTCAGGAGGAGCTGAGCTACGTGCCCTGGGCGGAGGTGCAGTCCCGCCTCCTGACGCTGCAGCGGAGCGGGGGGCTGTGCGTGCAGCCGAGGCCGTTGACGGAGCTGGACGTCCACCACCGCATCCTGCGCTACACCAACTACCAGGTGGCGCTGGCCAACAAGGGCCTGCTGCCGGCCCGCTGCCCGCTGCCCTGGGGAGGCACGGCGGCCTTCCTCAGCCGCGGCCTGGCGCTCAACGTCGACCTGCTCCTCTTCCGCGGGCCCTTCTCGCTTTTCCGCGGCGGCTGGGAGCTGCCCGACGCCTACAAGCGCAGCGACCAGCGGGCCGCCCTGGCCTCGCGCTGGCGGCGCACGGTGCTGCTGCTGGCCGCCGTGAACCTGGCCCTGAGCCCCCTGGTGCTGGCCTGGCAGGTGCTGCACGCCTTCTACAGCCACACCGAGCTGCTGCGGCGCGAGCCCGGCGCGCTGGGGACGCGCCGCTGGTCCCGCCTGGCCCGCCTGCAGCTGCGCCACTTCAACGAGCTGCCGCACGAGCTGCGCGCGCGCCTGGCCCGCGCCTACCGTCCGGCCGCCGCCTTCCTGCGCGCCGCCGCGCCGCCCGCGCCCCTGGTGGCGCTGCTGGCCCGCCAGCTCGTCTTCTTCGCCGGCGCGCTCTTCGCCGCGCTGCTCGTGCTCACCGTCTACGACGAGGACGTGCTCGCCGTGGAGCACGTGCTCGCCGCCATGACCGCGCTCGGGGTCTTGGCCACCGTGGCCAGGTGCGCGGGGAGATGCCCGGAGGGGGGCATTCCTGGGATCCCGGGCTGAGCCCTCGGAGAATTTCTACCCCTTCCACCGCGGGAGCCTCCTCCCCGACCCgggagccccgccccgccccgcatCCCACCCGCTCCTGAACCGCTGGCTCCTTCTCCACCCCGATCCTGCCCTCTAGGTCTTTCATTCCGGATGA from Sus scrofa isolate TJ Tabasco breed Duroc chromosome 18, Sscrofa11.1, whole genome shotgun sequence carries:
- the ATG9B gene encoding autophagy-related protein 9B isoform X1, with translation MVRRMGWGGTRGRLGRWGDLGPGSVPLLPTPPPPLPPPPRRGPGVGRVSVFSLSPAPHARRAPSSAPPSAPGPPCPVAQAPGAPQLCHSALPTPAIPASQVQPETTPISAPPSWGSHSAPPLASVTPHPPRQCPQDPPGLRIGPLIPEQDYERLEDCDPEGSQESPLHGEEQQPLLHVPEGLRGSWHHIQNLDSFFTKIYSYHQRSGFACILLEDVFQLGQFVFIVTFTTFLLRCVDYNVLFANQPNNRTSPGLLHSKVTLSDAILPSSQCAQRIHSSPLLVFLLILAAAFWLFQLLRSVCNLCGYWDVQVFYREALHIPPEELSYVPWAEVQSRLLTLQRSGGLCVQPRPLTELDVHHRILRYTNYQVALANKGLLPARCPLPWGGTAAFLSRGLALNVDLLLFRGPFSLFRGGWELPDAYKRSDQRAALASRWRRTVLLLAAVNLALSPLVLAWQVLHAFYSHTELLRREPGALGTRRWSRLARLQLRHFNELPHELRARLARAYRPAAAFLRAAAPPAPLVALLARQLVFFAGALFAALLVLTVYDEDVLAVEHVLAAMTALGVLATVARSFIPDEQGQSRSPQLLLQAALAHMHYLPEETRPAERTGAYRQMARLLQYRAVSLMEELLSPLLTPLFLLFWFRPRALEIIDFFHHFTVDVAGVGDVCSFALMDVKRHGHPQWLSEGQTEASLSQRAEDGKTELSLMRFSLVHPQWCPPGHSSKFLGHLRGRVQQDAAAWGASSVRSPPTPGVLSNSSSPLPEAFLANLLGQPLLPPQDLSPTGPSRAAATASLLASISRMAQDSSCVSPGGTGGQKLAQLPELASAEISLHAIYLHQLHQQQQQELWGEASASSLSRPWSSPSQTLSPDEEKPSWSSDGSSPASSPRQQWRTQRTQNLFPGGFQETTDTQKEPGQAASTD
- the ATG9B gene encoding autophagy-related protein 9B isoform X2; this translates as MVRRMGWGGTRGRLGRWGDLGPGSVPLLPTPPPPLPPPPRRGPGVGRVSVFSLSPAPHARRAPSSAPPSAPGPPCPVAQAPGAPQLCHSALPTPAIPASQVQPETTPISAPPSWGSHSAPPLASVTPHPPRQCPQDPPGLRIGPLIPEQDYERLEDCDPEGSQESPLHGEEQQPLLHVPEGLRGSWHHIQNLDSFFTKIYSYHQRSGFACILLEDVFQLGQFVFIVTFTTFLLRCVDYNVLFANQPNNRTSPGLLHSKVTLSDAILPSSQCAQRIHSSPLLVFLLILAAAFWLFQLLRSVCNLCGYWDVQVFYREALHIPPEELSYVPWAEVQSRLLTLQRSGGLCVQPRPLTELDVHHRILRYTNYQVALANKGLLPARCPLPWGGTAAFLSRGLALNVDLLLFRGPFSLFRGGWELPDAYKRSDQRAALASRWRRTVLLLAAVNLALSPLVLAWQVLHAFYSHTELLRREPGALGTRRWSRLARLQLRHFNELPHELRARLARAYRPAAAFLRAAAPPAPLVALLARQLVFFAGALFAALLVLTVYDEDVLAVEHVLAAMTALGVLATVARSFIPDEQGQSRSPQLLLQAALAHMHYLPEETRPAERTGAYRQMARLLQYRAWLSEGQTEASLSQRAEDGKTELSLMRFSLVHPQWCPPGHSSKFLGHLRGRVQQDAAAWGASSVRSPPTPGVLSNSSSPLPEAFLANLLGQPLLPPQDLSPTGPSRAAATASLLASISRMAQDSSCVSPGGTGGQKLAQLPELASAEISLHAIYLHQLHQQQQQELWGEASASSLSRPWSSPSQTLSPDEEKPSWSSDGSSPASSPRQQWRTQRTQNLFPGGFQETTDTQKEPGQAASTD
- the ATG9B gene encoding autophagy-related protein 9B (The RefSeq protein has 1 substitution, 2 frameshifts compared to this genomic sequence) translates to MVRRMGWGGTRGRLGRWGDLGPGSVPLLPTPPPPLPPPPRRGPGVGRVSVFSLSPAPHARRAPSSAPPSAPGPPCPVAQAPGAPQLCHSALPTPAIPASQVQPETTPISAPPSWGSHSAPPLASVTPHPPRQCPQDPPGLRIGPLIPEQDYERLEDCDPEGSQESPLHGEEQQPLLHVPEGLRGSWHHIQNLDSFFTKIYSYHQRSGFACILLEDVFQLGQFVFIVTFTTFLLRCVDYNVLFANQPNNRTSPGLLHSKVTLSDAILPSSQCAQRIHSSPLLVFLLILAAAFWLFQLLRSVCNLCGYWDVQVFYREALHIPPEELSYVPWAEVQSRLLTLQRSGGLCVQPRPLTELDVHHRILRYTNYQVALANKGLLPARCPLPWGGTAAFLSRGLALNVDLLLFRGPFSLFRGGWELPDAYKRSDQRAALASRWRRTVLLLAARDLGLSPLVLAWQVLHAFYSHTELLRREPGALGTRRWSRLARLQLRHFNELPHELRARLARAYRPAAAFLRAAAPPAPLVALLARQLVFFAGALFAALLVLTVYDEDVLAVEHVLAAMTALGVLATVARSFIPDEQGQSRSPQLLLQAALAHMHYLPEETRPAERTGAYRQMARLLQYRAVSLMEELLSPLLTPLFLLFWFRPRALEIIDFFHHFTVDVAGVGDVCSFALMDVKRHGHPQWLSEGQTEASLSQRAEDGKTELSLMRFSLVHPQWCPPGHSSKFLGHLRGRVQQDAAAWGASSVRSPPTPGVLSNSSSPLPEAFLANLLGQPLLPPQDLSPTGPSRAAATASLLASISRMAQDSSCVSPGGTGGQKLAQLPELASAEISLHAIYLHQLHQQQQQELWGEASASSLSRPWSSPSQTLSPDEEKPSWSSDGSSPASSPRQQWRTQRTQNLFPGGFQETTDTQKEPGQAASTD